From Granulicella sp. WH15, the proteins below share one genomic window:
- a CDS encoding ABC transporter permease, which yields MQVGQSWKIALSALKKNKLQTALTMVGMTIGVATVLTMISVGTGAQAAIHDQVLAAGMNLLVIHAGNFETKEDMGDGADGGVVPAAYDPVVDRPALVRVQSDGVAEDPNEDFKHKRGYQRPGDLMPGRGAAHTLTLADAEMLRRIRGVQYVSSGVRDSTMVANGETKHFAALHGDDVMEERIRRAWRFPFGRFFTKAEEEKGENVVVLGAYASEQLFGLDDPVGKRVTIKGESFKVVGVISSGSWMMVPAEGDDQFDAVYVPVTTLQRMLQRPYLSTISVTTASSGDVTRVLKLVQQTLRRRHGIGEEMADDFIVVSEARKALSLGVKPNMVSVVTGNVNGLERVTLDQLGKTLDEASSTMTALLTSIAAVSLVVGGIGVMNIMLLSVTQRTREIGIRRAVGAKAEDVLAQFLLEAMTLSLVGGMIGIALGCAASVYLTRAVQWSTKISGAAILLSFGISAAIGIFFGYYPALQASQLTPIDALGAE from the coding sequence ATGCAGGTGGGACAGTCGTGGAAGATCGCGCTCTCGGCGCTGAAGAAGAATAAGCTGCAGACGGCGCTGACGATGGTCGGCATGACGATCGGCGTGGCTACGGTGCTGACTATGATCTCGGTGGGCACGGGGGCGCAGGCGGCGATCCACGACCAGGTGCTGGCTGCGGGGATGAACCTGCTGGTGATCCACGCCGGGAACTTTGAGACCAAGGAGGACATGGGGGATGGGGCAGATGGGGGTGTTGTTCCGGCTGCCTATGACCCGGTGGTGGATCGGCCTGCCTTGGTGAGGGTGCAGTCGGATGGGGTCGCCGAGGACCCGAATGAGGACTTCAAGCATAAGCGGGGGTATCAGCGGCCGGGCGACCTGATGCCCGGCAGGGGGGCGGCGCATACGCTGACGCTGGCGGATGCGGAGATGCTGCGCAGGATTCGAGGCGTGCAGTATGTCTCGTCGGGAGTGCGGGATTCGACGATGGTTGCGAATGGGGAGACGAAGCACTTTGCCGCGCTGCACGGGGACGACGTGATGGAGGAGCGGATTCGGCGGGCGTGGCGGTTTCCCTTTGGGCGGTTTTTTACGAAGGCGGAGGAAGAAAAAGGCGAGAACGTGGTGGTGCTGGGGGCTTATGCGAGCGAGCAGCTCTTTGGGCTGGACGACCCGGTGGGTAAGCGTGTGACGATCAAGGGCGAGAGCTTCAAGGTGGTGGGGGTGATCAGCAGTGGAAGCTGGATGATGGTTCCGGCGGAGGGGGATGACCAGTTCGATGCGGTCTATGTGCCGGTGACTACGTTGCAGAGGATGTTGCAGAGGCCTTATCTGAGCACGATCTCGGTGACGACGGCCTCGAGCGGCGATGTGACCAGGGTGCTGAAGTTGGTTCAGCAGACGCTAAGGCGGAGGCATGGGATTGGTGAGGAGATGGCGGACGACTTCATCGTCGTGAGCGAGGCGCGTAAGGCGCTGTCGCTGGGGGTGAAGCCGAATATGGTGAGCGTGGTGACGGGGAATGTGAACGGTTTGGAGCGGGTGACGCTCGACCAGTTGGGTAAGACGCTGGATGAGGCGTCGTCGACGATGACGGCGCTGCTGACCAGTATTGCGGCGGTGTCGCTGGTGGTGGGGGGCATTGGGGTGATGAACATTATGCTGCTCTCGGTGACGCAGAGGACGCGGGAGATTGGAATCAGGCGCGCCGTGGGGGCCAAAGCCGAGGATGTGCTGGCGCAGTTTTTGCTGGAGGCTATGACGCTGAGCCTTGTGGGCGGGATGATTGGGATTGCGCTGGGGTGTGCGGCTTCGGTGTATCTGACGCGGGCGGTGCAGTGGTCGACGAAGATATCCGGAGCGGCGATTTTGTTGTCGTTTGGGATATCGGCGGCGATTGGGATCTTCTTTGGGTACTATCCGGCGTTACAGGCCTCGCAGCTTACGCCGATTGATGCTTTGGGGGCGGAATGA